Genomic segment of Vitis riparia cultivar Riparia Gloire de Montpellier isolate 1030 chromosome 19, EGFV_Vit.rip_1.0, whole genome shotgun sequence:
aaagaaatcaatgtcacagtaggttaggtccaatccatcaccatcggtaaaACTTATcatatctcttttccttttgcttttattgatgtttggtaAAGGTCAACCAAATGTTTGGGCATATGACAAGTATGCaaccaatgccccttcataccacatctataacaattattttcatggttcttaagaggtttatcttgtaaacacttcccattttcttgttttgtctcAATATTATTCCACTTCTGGTAGTACAATGAGGCTTTCTTTTTatgagaatttgatgaattattaccataagaaccatggtatcggggatttcttccatgaccacgtcctcgtcctcatccacgagtttgggatgatattgcattcacttcagggaatggttcagatccagTTGGACAAGattggtgatttctcatcataaactcattattttattaagcaacaagaagacatgatattaattcagaatattttttaaatctacgTTCTCGATGTTGCTACTATAGGAGCACATTCAAGCCATGAAAcgtagtaaaaaaaatttctaacatgtcttcttttgtgatttttttctccatatagttttaattgagagctgattttgaaaagtgcggAGTTATATTCCTAACGGTTTTAAAATCCTACAATCTCAGGTGTGTCCAATCATATTGAGCTTTTGGGATAATCACagttttctggtggtcatatctttccttcaaattactccatagagtaaaaggGTCCTTTACcataagatactcattttttaaaccttcatggaggtgatTGCATCAAGATCTTGCAGGGatgtttgattttcttctttaatcgtagctccaagattcattgcatcaagatgtatttcaacatcaaggatccaagatagatagttctttcctgaaatgtcaagtgccacaacttcaagttttgtgagattcgacattatcaaataacttcatatatatgacaaaacaatattattataatcagttataataaattgatagcattggtataacttttgattataaacaaaatcaaataatttgcttataacttttaacaatatattacaaaacaaaatcaacaataatataaatatgtaaaattttattctatataaacaacttcaagtttaagatatgAGAATTACCTTTGGAGCAATTTGTGCTAATAACGTGTTATAAAATGAGGATAAATGCAACTCAAATAAAAGTGGAGACaactatatattactttaataacaaatataatgGGATGAAGGAATCAGATAAGAGAAATGAGAGAGTTGAGATAATGAAAGCAAGAGAGAATACGAGAGAATgagaatttctttcttttcttgggaTGCTTTTgtataaatgatggaaggctttttatAGGCCTTACAAAAGTGTTCCATTAATGCTCtccattaatatcaataaataaaagcattAATGGAAgactttataatgttttaataCAAGTTTTAATGCAAAGGggatttaattatatatatatatatattaatttcgtacaaaaaataatgtatgaagtagaaaagaataaattattaaatttaaatttaattattataggaATAAATTATTACCATGTGATACAAAAATTTTGCTAGGTTAAAATAGGTTTAAATTAACAagatttatttcatttgtttaggTGAGTCCTAAGTTTAATCAATTTCCTTGCTCAATTCAACTTTCACTATGTAAGGAATTATGACCTTTAAATATTTTctgaaatgttatttttctaaaagggtaagaaaatattttgtcatatgaagaatattttatattatgaaaaatataacttCTATTATATATTCTAATATCTAGCCTTAATCAACAAGAGTTGTGTTGTTGACCCTCATTGCCTAATTATATGAGGATTAGAAAACCTAGTCATTGGGGCAATCACTGACCCAATGGTACCATTTGATTGGCTAGTCCCTTCCAACTTGAAGGATCATTCGTTTATGAATATCCCACTAGtttgggaaaagaaaatttgtttatgCTTTCTATATTTGAAGATTATATTATGTGTTgtaactttcttttaaaaaaaaaaaaaaaaaaaattgttagtgTATTTTTTATTGAGTTAAAGCCCATTACCATTGCTTTTGAAAACCCTTTTTAGGTTTCACAAATGTTGATGGAAATGAGTGACATCGGGGATAGGAAGGTTcttgttagtttagtttatgtTTGGCCTTAAAGCCTTTGTTTAGACATGATGATTTGGACCATGTgttatgttttaattattagGTTAATTTGAAGAGAATTAGTATTTCATATTTATGTGAATCATGAAATTGTGTCTTAGAAAGATAGTTTTAGCTCTATGAACTAACTCTTAAGGAGAATATATGAATTTTGCTCTTTTTGATTATTTAGtcatttttgcttattttacCTTTATGTAAGATATGCAAAATTGACAATGTAGACCCTAGCCTCAAGGCATAAGGTGTTATAGATTGGTATTAGAGCAATAGGATAAGGTACTATAGACTTCTTAGTTAAGTTTGGATTTGGGTTAGGTCTTGTAAGGCAGTCTTTCCTATTTCATGAAGTTTCAATTCCCTTCCATAAGTTACTCTATTTACATTactcatattttcaaattatgcAATGAATAGGTTATTATAGCCCCAAGACGCACTACTTCTTCCCATGGCAATTAGGCATCAAGGAATAATGTACCATCTAAGACTATTGGAAACAAGGATGCTCTTCCTAGAGCAAATGAAAGAGTAGAGGCACCTCCTTTAGTTGCTGAGGGGGTAACTCAAGCTTTGGGTACTTGGGCTAGATTGGTTGAGTGCCAAACTCATGTTGCTGAGATTCAAACTCAAACTACTAAGGCTTAGGCTCAAGCTGTTGAGATGCATACATGGGATCAGTCATCTACTTCCTTTGGGGGTTCATTTAAGCAATTCAAGAAAATGGATCCTCCTTTAAAATGGATCCCAATCCTTCAAAATTCGAGGCATTGTTTTTGGATATTAAGATGCATTTTGATGTTTTAGGTTGCTCAGAAACTCAAAATGTGGCCTTTTCCACTATCATGCTAGTAGGTGAGGCAAACATTGATGGAGAATGGAGAAAAGACTCATAAGGGGTCAAGAATCAATTAAATGGGATTAGTTTAAGGAAGCATTCCATAAAGATTATTTCTTAAGAGTGTACAATTCCAAAAGGAGCTTGAGTTTTCATAGTTAGTACAAGGTGGCATGTCAATGGTTGAATATGAAGCAAAGTTTATTGAGCTCTCTTAATTCACTCCTAATCATATTACTACTAAAAGGTGTAAGGAAATTTGTTTTCTAGATAGTCTAAATTCATTTATATGGGATAAAATCTTAGTCTTGAAACTAGAGGTGTACTTTGAGGTGATAGATAAGGCTTTCATAGCTGAGAGAGATGGTAAGGAATTTTGGAAGTTTAGGGaacaacaatgaaaaaaatgtacATCTGATAATGTTGATCAAGGTGGTCAAAGACATAAGAAATCAAGTCgatcaagttttaaggataaAATACCAACACAGGAGAAACACCACAAGTTGGATGCACATTACAccaaatatggtaaaaaaaaatggtggtaTGATATTCTATAAGAAACTAGtgcttgctttggttgtggtCAACAAGGTTATCTAATTCGTGATTGTCTAATGAAGAAAGACACACAAATAGGGAGAAATGAGGAAAGGTTTAAGCAGAAAGTTCAAGAAAGGGTATTTGTTCTTACACGCTACGATGCTTAAGTTTCATCAAATGTTATCACAAGTATTCTCCAATTTCACTCTTAGCCAACTAGAATCCTTATTGACCCTTGTTTTActcattcctttatttttgtattatttgttgaTCTATTAGGCTTACCAATTGGGTGTTTGGAGTTTGATCTATGTATTGCTACATCTGTTAGGAAGTCTCTCTTAGCCACATAAGTTCTCAAGGGTTGCCTTATTTTTATTGGGAATAAAGAGCTACCAATGGATTTCATTCTACTCAATTTCcatgattttgatttgattttaggGATGGATTGGTTGTTTACCTACTATGCCatattatattgttttaataaGAAGGTAACCTTTCAAATTCTCAATCAACCTAAGTTCAATTTTGTGGGGTTTTCTTTTTATGAACTCTTTCAATTTGTTTATGCTTTAAAGGCTCAAACCTTTCTTTAGAAGGTTGCCAAGACTTTTTAGCTTATATTATAAACAGTAGTAAGGATTTAAGGATAGAAGGCATTCTGGTTGTGAGACACTTTCCAAATGTCTTTCTTGAGAATTTTCTTAGAGTTCCATTAGAGAGAGAAGCAGAGTTCACCATTGCGTTAATGTTTGGGACAACTCCTATATCTAGGGCACCTTATTGTATGACACCCATGGAATTTAAGAAGATGAAGATGTAACTTGAGGAAATGTTGGAAAAGAGCATTGTTAGGCCCAATATGTCACCTTGAGGTTTTCCAGTGTTATTAGTTAAAAAGACATGGGTCAATGAGGCTTTGTATCTACTATAGAGAACTTAACAAGGTGACTATTAGAAATAAATACCCACTACCTCGAATGGATGATCTATTTGATCAATTGCAAGGTGTTTCTATATTCTCAAAGATTGACCTTCATTTTGGTTATCATCAACTTAAGATGAAGGGGGTGAATGTACCCAACATCATTTTTCAAACTCgatatgggcattatgagttcTTAGTGATGCCTTTTGGCTTAACTAATGCCCCTACAACTTTTATGGATTTGATGAATAGGGTGTTTAAATCCTATTTGGATCAGTTTGTGGTTATCTTTATTGATGATATCTTAGTATATTCCCAAAGAAGTGAGGAGCATGAGCAACATTGGAGAATTATTTTGCAAACTTTGAGGGgcaataaactttttttttaagcttaagaaatgtgaattttggtTGGATAAAGTTTCATTTCTTAGCCATGTAATCTCCAAGGAGGGAATATCGGTAGACCCTAGTAAAGTTGAGGTTATTGTTAGTTGGAGCAAGCCTAACTCAGTAACTAAGGTTAGGAGTCTCCTAAGTTTAGTTGGTTATTACAAACGTTTTAAAGGGATTCTCTAAGAACCTTTAACAAAGCTTACTAAAAAAATGGTcaaatttttgttgtctaatGATTGTGAAAAAAGCTACCAAGAACTGAAAAATAGATTGGTAACTACTCTAATGTTAACAATCCCCTCAAGTTCTAAGGGTTATGTTATTTATAGCAATGATTCACATTAAGGGCTTGGTTGTGTTCTCATGCAAGATGGGAAAGTCATCACTTATGTTTCTAGGCAACTGAAACCTTATGAGTGAAATTATCCTACTTATGATTTGGAATTAGCAATAGTGATTTTTGCCCTTAAGATATGGAGACACTACTTGTATGGTGAGACATGTGAGATCTAAACTAATCATAAAAgcttaaagtattttttttctcaaaaagaaTTGAATATGAGATAGAGAAAGTGGCTTGAACTCCTCAAGAACTATAACTGCTTTATTCTATATCCTTCTAGTGATGTGAATATAGTAGTAAATGATTTAAGTAAGTCTTTTAGTTCTTTAGTAGCCTTGAGGGTTAGAAAACCATATATGTTATTTGAATTGAATAGACTAATAGTTTAATTTCAAGTTGTATAGTCTAGAGTATTATTTTCTCATCCTAAGGTTCGACTAAATTTGTTTGAGAGGATCAAGTCCTTACAAAGAGATAATCCACAGGTTGTTCAAATTATAGATAGGAAGTGGAACTAAGTCTTACTTTGTACTTCCAGATAATGGAATATTGAGATTTAGAATCCATTTGTACGTAGGTGCCCTAAGTTGGAAATCTCATGAAAGAACTTTTAAAGAAAGCTCACTCCTCTAAGTTTGTAGTCTACCCTAGTGAGACTAAAATGTAACAGAATTTGAGATAACTTTACTGGTGACCTGGTTTGAAGCGTGGTGTCGCTCAATTTATTACCCAATTCTTGAGTTGTCAGTAGGTCAAAACTAAACATCAACGTATATTAGGTATGTTGCAACCACTTCTCATTCCTAATTAGAAGTGGGGGCACATTACAatggattttgtttttagttttcccAAATTTGTGGTGGGAAGTAATGTTGTGTGGGTGATTGTCTATAAACTAACTAAATTAACCCATTTTTTACCTATTCAAACCACTTGGTCCTTAGACAAATTAGCCTTATTGTATGTTAAGGAGACTGTGAGGATGCATGGCGTTCCAATATCTATAGTATCAAATTAAGATGCTCGTTTTACTTCCCAATTTTAGAAGAGGTTGCAAAAAGCTATGGTAACTCAGCTAAATTTTAGTACAACCTTTCACCCTCAATCCAATTAATGGACAATCTGAAAGGgtaattcaaaatttggaaGATATGGTTTGGGCATGTATTTTAGATTTTGGAGGTAATTGGGACAACCATCTATCCTTAGTGGGGTTTGCCTACAACAATAGTTTTCAAAGTAGTATGCCACCTTTTGAAGCTTTGTTTGGCCGAAAGTGTAGGTCCTTTGTTTATTGGGATGAGGTTGGtgagagaaaatttttgggACCAAAATTAGTTCAAGAaacttctattaaaaaaaatgctttaatcaaagaaagattaaaaataactcaaagTAGACAAAAGAGCTATACTGATAATAGAAGGTGAAATTTGGAGTTCTAGGTTGGTGATCATGTGTTTCCCAAAGTATTACCTATTAAGTCGGTTATGAGGTTTGGTTTGAAAAGGAAACTTAGTCCTAGGTTTGTGGGaccatttgaaattttggataaaGTTAGCACCTTAGCATAAAGGGTGGCTTTACCCCCAAGTTTGGAAAAGGTTCATAATGTGTTTCACGTATCAGCTTTAAAAAAGTATGTTTATGATCCTTCACATGTTATGGAACTTGAATCGATTCATTTAGCATAAAATCTATCTTATGAGGAAGTTCCAATTCAGATTGTTGACATGATGGATAAGATGTTTCTTCTTGTAACAATCAAATTAGTCACAGTTCAATGGAGTAATCACTCTAAACACGAGGTGATTTGGGGACTTGAAGATGAGATGAAGGAAAAGTTtccacatcttttttttttttaatttcaagtatGCTAAGTTTAGAAgactaaacttttttttaaagaggGGATAGTCTAATATTTAGTtcatagaataataataatgaggaTAAAGATAAGGAtacattattaaaaacaaaataaaaaataaaaaagttacaaTTTTAAACCACGATTGGGGAGttacaaattttaaaccaaGTTTGGAGAGTTTcagttttaaatatatataacaaatctGAAGAATCTAGAGATGATAGAAAACCCCTAGGGGGatagatgaagaaataaaaaagagaagaacaaagaaataaatgttGAGATTGATTTTaccattgattatttttattctctataGAGTAAAATTTAAGGTAAGTCCTTGAAGAAATGTGttcttgttatatatatatatatatatttagcttACATGTTAAAGAGAgacaaagagagaatgagaaagagaAATTTTTATTGTTCATCTAATAAGTAAAGGTTTAGgaagtaagaaaagaaaaaaaaaataattaatagtaGTATGATGaatgttttctctaatttaacCCTAGACAAAAACAAGGTCTTCGAGAGTGTgagagtttttattattatttgaaagaaatttatatacaatacaattctaaaataaaaaataatatttagtttgaagaaaaattctATAGATTTAAGAAGCaaggtttccaagaaaaatataaagataaatacataatatatattaGTTGTTCAGTAAAAGAATGTAGTGCAGAATGGATATTTGATGTGattaataaaggaaaataagaaaaataaaatatgcaatgtacaatagaaaaaaaaaattattaattaggataattaatatatatattaatttagtacTCAATattgtatgaagaaaaaaagaataaattcttAGATTTAAATGTAATTATTATAGGAATAAATTAGTACCAAGtgatataaaatttttgttaggttaaaataggtttaaattaataaaatttattttatttttttaggtgaATCCTAAGTTTAATCAACTTCCTTGCTGAGTTCAACTTTTACCAAGTAAGGGATTATGACCcgtaaatattttctaaaatggtaggaaaatattttatattgtgaaAATATTACTTTTGTTATATATTCTGATATCTAGCCCTAGTCAATAGGAGTTGTGTTGGTGACCCTCATTACTTAATTGTATGAGAATTGAAAAACCTAGTCAGTGGGGTAGTCACTAACCCTCATTACTTAAGTGTATGAGGATTGAAAAACCTAGTTAGTGGGATAATCACTAGTCTGATAGTACCATCTCATTGGTTAGTCCTTTCTGAATTGAAGGATGATCCGTTTCTAAAGGTCCCATTAGtttgggaaaataaaatttttttatacctaTATATTTGAAGATTATATTATGTGTTATGttactttcttttatatatatatatatatataataaattgttAGTATATTCCTTACTAAGCTAAAGCTCACTACTTTTGcttttgaaaacctttttagGTTCCTCAAATGTAGATGGAAATGAGTGACACTGAATATAGGAGGGGTTcttgttagtttagtttacgtATGGCCTTAAAGCCTTTGTTTAGACATGATGATTTGGACCATGTGTTATGTTTTAATTATCAAGttaatttgaacaaaattagTATTTCATAATTATGTGAATCATGAAACTTCTATCTTAGAAAGATAATTTTAACTCCATGAACTCACTCTTAAGGGGAATGTAtgaattttgttcttttttattatttaatcatttttgcATATTTTACCTTTATGTTGGACATCCAAAATTGACAAGGTTAGCCCTAGCCTCAGGACATAGGGTGTTACACTATATGCATAATATGATTTGaaataatgtaatttaaatatgatttgaaaTAGATTGCAATAATGTAATTCAAATAAgtctattataatattagttttttttaatctttggaTCATAACATTTGATAAACCTTTTGGTTTTGGccaaaatttaacattttaaaaaataattattggtttttgttattaaatagaattgaaacaaaatgaacTTCATTGTTATTAAGCTGAAGTGCATGATttctttcaattaattcaatttttaatagatGAGAATTCATTACATGGATTCAATTGTATACACCCTAAAGTTGACAGCAAATTTCTGGGAAAGATAAAAGGAATGAAggcttataattttatattttggtatAGCATTCGACACAAGAAAAGTATTCAAGAAcaaaggtgttttttttttcaacttgcTTTCAAACCTAagtagtttgttttttttactttttcttgatttattacttattttttaaaaaattgattaaatagaaaaagataaaatatttgattttttttaatactacaAAGAGTTAAACGAACTGTCATAATTATAGGaacttgttgatttttttttttttttagttactttttaatacttaatagaaatacaatattaaaaaataaactagcTTAATACTTAACGCTATCAAgcaatatttagttttaaattccatttagaattaagtgaaagaaaacaaatattgtCTATGTTTCAAGTATAgcatgtgttttaaaaaaatttcaaactcgtccctaacctatttatttaaattccaATGTCGCCTTCATCTCTACAAGTACATATTAAAATGTGGGTTCCACACAAATAAATTAACGTGGTGGCTGTGTTGGAGACATGCTTAGAATATGAAATAATGGGAGTATGAGAATATATACAAAACATAGAAGCAttgaaaacatatatatatttgaattgcCCTGCAATATCACCAGAATTCACCCTTTTCCCCTTTGCTATATAAAAACCTTTGCATCTACAAAGATTTCCTCCACACCAACATTCATTGtattaattacaaaaacaaagtttcaaactccTCCCACTTGGATCATTTCATAAATCTGTAGCTAGGCTTCTCAATTGGTTTTTTATGCCCAAATTTGTAAGTTTTGCTGGGACTGCAGTTGAAGTTATTGTCACCCCCAAAGCCATACTTGGTGCGGTACCCTGGGTAGTCCCTAAAATTAAAGGGCACTTCTTCTATAAGTCGAAGCCCAACTCTTGAGGCTAGAAATTCCAAATTCCACTCATAAAAGAAGCCATTGCTTTTGTGAGTAATGTGGATTTCTCCATCTATGTGAATCAACTTCTTcgtattttctaaaaactgcTGTACCAGCATCCGATGTCGCCTGCAAGAATTAACAATGATATAGAAGGAAAATTTTCATGTAAGAATTGGGTTCATGAATTCATAGGAGTTTTTCAAAGAAAGAATCTACCAACCAGATCTCATCCTCTTTGGGTTCATCGGGAAAAAATCCAGCAAGTGGGAAGTTGTAAACAACTCGATCAAAACGCATGCATTTGAATGGGAAAACGTTTGCCATTTTGGTGGCATCAACATCATGCATGACCTTAGCACCCAAGCTCCGGAGTTTATCGATGTTGGACAAGGCAAGCCTATAGTTTGTGCTCAAAAACTCTGAAAATTGCAGCTGATAGTCATCAGTTAAGGTCATAAGACAAACCCCAAATGGGTGCTGGGGCACATGCGAATCAAGGTTTACTCAGGACTAGAATGAGAAAATACccaaatcaatcaaaatcatgGCATTCATGAGAAACACTCAAAGAAGATTACCAACTTATAATTCAGGATTTCTTGTTTGTTACCTATAGAATCAAGAGAAGTAGCGGTTATGTTTGTAGCAGAAGCAAAAGCCACAGCCAAAGACGCAGAGAATGAGAAGTCCCCTTCACCCACCAGCAATATTTTGTACTCACTGCTGTAGTGCTTTATCCATCTTACTCTAAGCTTTCCTTCCTCTAGGTCTTCTTCACAGCTGCTACAGTCCCACCAATTTTTTCCTACCACTCCTCTGGTTCGTTCTTCGTTTTCTTCAATTATGTTGTAATGGTGGAGCCGTGCAGAAACTTGCTTCTCATCACCTACAacttggtttttaaattttgcagGAATTAACAGATCCAATGCATCATCAGACCTGGAATTGCTGCGTGGGTCCAAGCTCAGTGGAAAACCCAGAGAGTTTCGCTGCGATGCACCATTGATGCCTGAGTTGCTGCTTGGGACAGAGCTCAGTGGAAGAGTCACTGGATTTGGCTGGAAATGGGATGCACCACTCACGCTAGAGTGGCTGCAGGAGCTAGAGAGTAGTGAAGGATGAGTCTGTATCTTTGGCTGAGCATGAGAAGTACCACTCGGCCTGGATAGGCCACACGAGTTGGAGCTGAGTGGCTGAGGAGTCTGCACTGGTTTTGGGTAAAAATGGGTTGTGCTGGATTGGTTGCATGAGCTAGAACTTAGCTGTTGTTGAGTCTCTAGTTTTGGCTGGACAGGGGATGATACAGTCGTGCTGGAGAGGCCATTTGAGCTCAAGTTGAGTGGCTGATGAGTCTGCACTGGTTTTGGGTAAAAATGGGTTGTGCTGGATTGGCTGCATGAGCTAGAACTCAGTTGTTGGTGAGTCTCTAGTTTTGGCTGGACAGGGGATGATACAGTGGCGATAGAGAGGCCACATGAGCTCGAGTTGAGTTGATGATGAGTCTGTAGTGTTGGCTGAAGACGTGATGCACCACTTGTTTTGGAGTGGGTGAATGGGCTAGAGCTAGAGCTAGAGTTAGAGCTAGAGCTCAGTGGAGGCGTAGGATGAGTCCGTAGATTTGTCTGCAATGTGTAGTCCCTACATGATCCTAAGCTCGGTGGAGAAGTAATTGGATTTGGTTGCAACGCAGGCCTTGAGCTTGAAGAGTTGGTGTCTGAGCCCAATCTCGGTGGAGAAATCAGGGGTAGTTTTTCACTTGGCTTCTTTTTATCATCTTTTTCACCCCACAACCAGCGAATAATAATGGATAGAATTTGACCCATTGAATCACCCGTcccccttctttttcttcttcttcttcatctagGAGCCTGTAAACATAGAAATGTCCCTTGTCATGAAAACCATGCGGGCGTGCACTGCAATGTCAATGGAATTGACACAGGTCCGACCAACATTGCATTAAATTTTCCTTCTCTGACAAATAAGATAAGGGATGCCTCTGCCACTTACTGTTGAGAAATATAAGAAGATATTTCCCACAAAGCCTATCATGTTAACATTCAAGTCATCCCACATCGAAATAAGCGAGAGGCTTTTCGGTCTCATCTCATGTGGGTTTCCCTCGTAAAAAGGGTTTTACCATATAAGCAATTTTGCACATTGTTctatttattgtttgatttttctttttattattatatttacaaattatcgttataatattatttcataacacattaaaagtgtgtttgataatgattttagaaaatgtctTTATTCTTTCTGATacttgtaaaataaatatttttaagtattaaaaaaaccaaaaacactttctagaatTAGTACCAAACATATTCTAAATCAGGTATCATTTCATATCCAATCATTGTAGCCTGCTCGACTACTCCAACTCCCAAGCCTTTCTCCTCTGTTTTGAATGTTGATTCTATAAATGTCTAGTTTCCAGTGATGTAGGGTTGTGTGAGTCTTTCTCTGCCATATCAGACCGAGACATTAATAGTGGgattctttttatcttttcaaatcaATATGACTCAAATGCAACATTCATGTTAGAATACAAAGGGATTCAAATTGTCAACAAATGAACCAAAAATCATCTTCACAGCCAAATCTACAACTACTAAACATCTTTTCCCTGTAAAACTAGTAAAATTTTCATCCAGACATGTTGATTAACTATAGAAGAACATGCTTCTGCATCATCCCCATCTAAGTTCAGCATTTTAGCAGAAACTCAATATGAAAAAACAGAATGACAGAAAGGGTAAAAGGGCGCCAATATCAATACCATGAATGCAGATGAGCTTGTGGATGATGAGAGCTTTGTTGAGACCAGAGATCAAAGCTCCCAAATCAGAGTTTTCCCACCAAAGATCGGACGAGATCAAACACTAGTGATGCTTGGCTTGCAGGAGATCCATCAGTGTTGGGTGTGAAAGATGAGAGTTGCGCTGAGAGTGAAGGGGGAGCAATATCAGAAGGTAAAGAAGTTTCCCATGATTCGTGCGTCCAAAGACTTGGTTGGACTTGGCCATTTTTATGCTACGTGGAGGCACTCTATTCGGATTGATAaagtgataaaagaaaaaaattaggaaagaaGTCCATTTCATCAAAGAATTTGATA
This window contains:
- the LOC117908520 gene encoding ubinuclein-2-like; amino-acid sequence: MGQILSIIIRWLWGEKDDKKKPSEKLPLISPPRLGSDTNSSSSRPALQPNPITSPPSLGSCRDYTLQTNLRTHPTPPLSSSSNSSSSSSPFTHSKTSGASRLQPTLQTHHQLNSSSCGLSIATVSSPVQPKLETHQQLSSSSCSQSSTTHFYPKPVQTHQPLNLSSNGLSSTTVSSPVQPKLETQQQLSSSSCNQSSTTHFYPKPVQTPQPLSSNSCGLSRPSGTSHAQPKIQTHPSLLSSSCSHSSVSGASHFQPNPVTLPLSSVPSSNSGINGASQRNSLGFPLSLDPRSNSRSDDALDLLIPAKFKNQVVGDEKQVSARLHHYNIIEENEERTRGVVGKNWWDCSSCEEDLEEGKLRVRWIKHYSSEYKILLVGEGDFSFSASLAVAFASATNITATSLDSIEFLSTNYRLALSNIDKLRSLGAKVMHDVDATKMANVFPFKCMRFDRVVYNFPLAGFFPDEPKEDEIWRHRMLVQQFLENTKKLIHIDGEIHITHKSNGFFYEWNLEFLASRVGLRLIEEVPFNFRDYPGYRTKYGFGGDNNFNCSPSKTYKFGHKKPIEKPSYRFMK